CGAAGCCTACTTCGTAGGCGAGCCGTTCGACACTTTGGTTATCCAGCATCTCCAGTGCACGCGCGAGTAGTCTTCCAAGGAGCGCGGCCTGCTCCCCGATGCCGTCAACCAGCAGCGGAGCTCCAGTGCTTCGGTAGCGTTTCGAGGGCCTCCCGACTTGCGGTGTCGCATCGCGGTCAACCCCCGCCTCGACGTAGCCGCTTGCGGCGAGTCGGTCAAGGTGATGTCGAGCAACGTTAGGGTGGAGTTGGAATTGGCGACCGATCTCCTGGGCAGTCACCGACCCGTGCTCGCGTACGTAGAGGTAGATTTCGCGTCGAGTGGGGTCCCCAAGCGCCTGGGAGAGGGCCTGTACCGCGCCCGTAAAGGAGCTCGAGAGCGGGTCCTTGGCCTCTCGGTGACCGCGATCCGGCTTGTCATCGCGCAGCGGTCGTCCCGTTGTCGGTCCGGTCCGATCTGCGTTTGCCAGTGGACGTGTGGATGATGGTGTTTGTTTCGTCGACTGTGTTGTCGTTTCCATGGACGCCTTCCCCTCCACCAAGACGGTAGCGGTATTGTTCCACTAGTTTAGTCATGAGAGGTTCAGTGCGAGGTGCTGGGGTACAAGGTAGGAGAGAATGATGGCCAAGGATATCCAGGAACAAGTCCTAGAGCGTTTGGGATCGCTCATCGATGATGAGCTGGGGGCGAGTTTCCAAGAGCTCGGTCTCGTGGGGCCAGTGAGTTCGCGGCTCCGACGGGTCAGTGCACAACTTTACTATGTGGGTGGAGCTCCTGAAATCGCCGAACGGCTACAGGCGGAGGCCGACGCTGCGGTTGCCGAACTCGGTTCCGTCTCGGTGGAACTGCTACCGTTGGATCCTTCCGGCCAGGCACAGCTCCGTGAACGGCTCATGACGCCGATGATGCTTGAGGCACGAACTACTCGGACGCCCGTCTTTTCGTTGCCTGGTTCGACGGCGCGCGTCATCGGCGTTTCGTCGGGGAAGGGTGGCGTTGGGAAATCCTCAGTGACGGCGAATATGGCGGCTGAACTCGCACGAAGAGGGCGTCGCGTTGGCATCTTGGACGCTGATGTCTATGGTTTTTCGATTCCAAAGCTCCTTGGGCTCACCAGCATGCCTCGGGTGATCGATGATCTCATTTTGCCACCAAAGGCCTTTGGGGTGAAGGTGATGTCGTTGGGGTTCTTTGTCGAGGAGGATACGCCTGTCATCTGGCGCGGCCCGATGCTTCATAAGACGATTGAGCAGTTTCTTGTCGACGTACTCTGGGGGGAGCTTGATTACCTGTTGGTCGACATGCCGCCCGGGACCGGTGATGTCGCCCTCAGTCTCCAGCAGTTTCTTCCGAGGTCCGAGATCTTTGTGGTCACCACCCCGCAGTCGGCGGCGGTTCGTGTCGCGCAGCGGTCAGCGCTGGCTGCCAAAAAGCTCAAGCTGCCGGTACGCGGCGTCATCGAGAACATGTCGGCGTTTGTGACACCAGAGGGTGAGCGCTATGCGATCTTTGGTTCTGGCGGCGGTGCGCGACTTGCTGGAGACCTCGGGGTGGAGCTGCTCGGAGAGGTGCCTTTGACGATGGCACTTCGCGAGGGCGGGGATCAAGGGATTCCAGCGGTGATTGGGGCGGCTTCTGACCTTGCGAGCGAAAGTTTGCGCGAACTCGTTGATAGGCTAGAGAGTCTAGGTCCAGTGAGACGGTATCGAAGTGATCTCAAGGTCCAAGCGAAGTAGGAGGTACTAGTGGAGATTCGTATTGGGCTCGGTGATGCCATGCGTGAGATTGAATTAGAGATGGACGATGGAACCGACCAGGCCAAGGTGATCGAGGAGTTCGCGAAGGCGCAATCGGGGAGCGAGTCACTCTGGTGGTTGACGGACCGTAAAGGTAAGAAGGTCGGGGTACCGGTCAACAAGATCCTCTTTATCGAAGTTGGTCCAAACAAGGAACAGCGCAAGGTTGGCTTTAGCGCCTAGCGCATGATTGAGGAGTTGCTTCATAAGAGATTGATCTTCGTGACCGGCAAGGGTGGTGTTGGTAAGAGCACCATCGCGGCCGCGCTTGGGTCCTTAGGCGCACGCCGAGGCCTGAGGGTGTTGATCGTTGAGGTGGATGGCAAGGGCGACGTTGGATCGATGTTGGGCCTGACCGAGACCTCGTTCACGCCACAGCGCGCCGCAGAGAATCTTTGGGTCATGGAGATGGATACCGAAGCAGCCCTGGCAGAGTATCTACGTATCTACGTCAAGGTGCCCTTCATCTCAAAGTTTCCTGGACTCGGCAAGATCTTTGACTTCGTCTCCACGGCGGCTCCTGGGGTGCGCGAGATTCTGGTGATTGGGAAACTCTGCTACGAGGTGCGACAGGATACCTACGATCTGATCGTCGTCGATCCTCCTGCCAGCGGACACGTTATCTCACAGCTCGGAGTGGCCGGTGACGTTGGTCAGCTGATCCAGCTTGGACTCGTGAAGAATCAGACCGAGTGGATGCTGGAGATTTTGGCTGACTCAGAACGGTCGGTGGCGCTGCTGGTGGCAACACCGGAGGAGACCCCGATCGAAGAGGCACTCGATCTCGCTGGACGGTTGCGAGCTGAGACGCCGGTGCATCTCGAAGGCGCCGTCGTCAATCGGCGATTTGTCGGTCCGATGGCTGGCGTTGAAACTGAGGTAGTCGAGGAGATCCGCACGTTTGGCGACTCGATCGCTGGCCTGAATGAGGTGCTCGCCGCCTCTGACCTTTTTGCGAGGATCAGCGATCGGCATGATCGTAACCTCCGAGGTTTTGTCGATCAATTGGGGCCCTCGTTACGGGTGGCAACCGTAGGGGAATACTTTGGCACCCTCGAGGCACGCGACCTTGTCGACGAAGTTGCAGAGGTGCTTGAGGTGGAGCTATGGTAACAAGGCTTCTAGAGAGCTTGATGACCAGGGAGCGGGTTTTTGTCGTTGGGAGCGGCGGCGTTGGCAAGACGACGCTCGCGGCGTCGCTAGCGATCACCGCGGCGCTTGAGCAAGAGCTCAATGTCTTGGTCGTGACCGTCGACCCAGCGAAGCGGCTGGCGGGCACCCTCGGGGTGGCAGCCCTTGCCAATGCGCCTCGTGAGGTTGAACTCCCGGGACTCGCTCCCAAAGGAAGGTTGTGGGCGGCCTCAGTCGATATGAAAAGCGCTTGGGATGATCTTGTGCACCAGTTCTCCCCAGACCGCGCGACGTCAGAGAGGATCCTAGCGAGTCCCATCTATCACAACCTTTCGGCGAAGTTCATCGGCTCGTATGACTATGCCGCCGTGCAGGTCCTCGCGGCGCTCACGGCGGATGATCGCTATGATCTGGTCATCGTCGACACTCCTCCGTCGCGCAACGCCCTTGATTTCTTGGACGCACCGGCGCGACTCCGTGAGTTTTTCTCCTCTCCGTTGCTTGCGCTCTTGACCCTTCCGAGACGAACGCGCCTTTTTTCTGCTGCCACCCGTCCCTTCTATATCGTTGCCGACATGGTGCTTGGTTCGGCCTTCTTGACGGATCTGACGGATTTTTTCGCGGACTTTGCCAAACTCGGCCCTGGGTTGGTGGAACAGAGTAGGTCGTTTTCGGAGCTACTCACGTCGCCGGCAACCGGGTTTATTGCGATTGCATCTCCTTACGGCCCTTCTGTCGATGAGGCACATCGCCTCCTGCGGGCACTCGAAACGCGTCATTTGCATGCGCTTGCCTTCATCGTGAATCGCTCTCTGCCTGGACGGCTCTTTACCCCGGAAGCAGAGCAGGCGCGCGCGTGGCTCGAGCAGGAGGCACCTGATGTCCTGGCGACTCGTTTTGTGGGGAAACCGGTGGTGGCCGGCGCCATTCTGCGTGCGACCTCCGAATTGGCCTTCACGCACCAGCAACTCACTAATGCCCGCGCTCGTGAGCTTGTTGATGCCCTCCAAGATGTGGGTATCGATCTTTTTGAAGTTCCTATCTCTGAACTGGCGTTGGACTCGCCCATTGCGTTGGCGGAACTGGTCCGTTCGACGACGGTGGATGAGTCAGCGGGTGGTTGAAGGACTCCTCTTGAAGCGGACCATCGCCTCCGTTGTCGGATCATGAGCGGTGGGTTGTGTGTGCTAAAGGCACGCCTGCGCACGACCACTGGTTGGTAGGAGTCCCTTCGAAGAGATAGCATCTCAGTGGTTTCGACACGGGAGTCAGTGATGGCCAGAGGCCGGGAGCTAGGCTGGACGCCATGATCGACTACCATCTCCACCTCTGGTCTCATGGCTCAAAAGACAAGCCGGTCGTACTCGAACAGCTGGCAGCGTACTGTGAACATGCGGCCGCGCAGGGGGTGTCGGAGATCGCGGTGACGGAGCATTTTTACCGCTTCTCGCAGGCGCGGTCGATTCTGTCTGGCTACTTCCGACGCTATCCAGAGAGCCCGATGCGTGATCTCATGGAGCAGTACTGGGAGCAAAACGCGACTGCCGATCTCGATCAATATGTTGCTGTTGCACTGGAGGCAAAGGCTGCGGGCCTCCCTGTCGTGATGGGTCTTGAGGTGGATTACTATCCCGAGGCGATGCACCGGGTACAAGCGATGCTGCTCGGATACCCCTTTGATGTCTTGCTTGGTTCCGTCCACTGGATTGAGACCTGGCCCTTTGATCATATCGATGACCCGGTGGTGATGGCGGAGTGGGAGCGCGTCGGTGTGGAGCCGGCTTGGGCGGCCTATACGCGAGCACTCGAGGAACTGGCGGCGACCGATACCGTGGATGTACTCGCACATCCTGATCTTGTGAAGGTGGCCGGTCATCGACCAGAGGTGCCCCAGGAGTACTTCGATCGCATGGCCGAGGCTGCGGCCGCGGCGGGCGTGGCCGCGGAGGTCTCCTCGGCGGGTATGCGCAAACCGGTGAGAGAGTTCTATCCCGCTCCCGAGCTTCTGCGGCGGTTTCTTGAGCTCGGGGTGCCGCTCACCACTGCATCAGATGCCCACGGTCTTGGTGATGTCGCTGATCGTGCGCCTGAGATAAAAGAGTTGCTGGTGGCGCATGGAGTGACTACGTTACGTCGTTTTGAGGGTCGAGTCGGCGCCGAGGTGGCGCTCTAGCCATGCTCGAGAGGGATGCGGCTTCGCTGATCGACTCGCGGCGTACCTATCTTGGCGAGCTCTTGCGCTTTTGGGGATTTCTTGCTGATCTTGGTTTCAGCGATCTGAGCATCGCACTTCCCATCGAGAACCAAGAGGGTCGGCGCGCGCGCTACACCATCGTCTCTCAGGTGCGTCCTGCCACCTCGCAGACGGCCCATCCTGGGGATCTGATCGGGATGCAGTTTGACCTTACCGAAGGATCTCCAATCTATCGCTGCTTTCATCGAAGCGAGATCGTTCATGAGACGCGCTCCGATCCGCGAAGTGGACGTCACATCACCTCGTGGTTCATCCCCTTACTTCAAGATGGCGAGGTCTTCGGTGTGATGATCCGCGACCAACTCAGTGAGCGACATCGCAATCCAGGAGAGCTGGAATCGACCTACCTGAACCTGTTCGATCAGTTCATGGCGATGTTGATCAATGGTCGATTCCCTTACCCACCGAGCGAGGTTGAGGAGGCCCCCCGGGTTGGTGATGGGGTGTGCGTGCTCGATGCGCATGAACGGATCCGGTTCCTCTCACCGAACGCGCTGAGCGCGCTGCACCGACTCGGGTGTCCAAGTGTGCGGGTAGGAATGAATCTCGAGGAACTAGGACTCCGTATTCAGGCGCTGCAGCGCGCCGACATACTTGGAGCACCAGTCTTTGAGGAGGTCGAAAAGTCTCGCGGGGTGACGGTCACCTTCTACTGTCTCCCGCTGTATCGCGGTGACGTCGGAAATGGGTATGTACTGCTATTGCGCGATGTGACCGACCTCCGTCAACGTGATCGCCTTTTGGCTTCGAAGGATGCGACGATTCGCGAAGTACATCACCGCGTGAAGAATAACCTGCAGACCATCTCGAGCCTCCTCAGTCTTCAAGCTCGGCGCCTCACCAATAACGAGGCCAAAACGGCGCTTGGCGAGGCGGAACGCCGCATCCGGTCCATTGCTGTGGTGCATGAGTTTCTTTCGCGGGACATCTCCGAAGAGGTGGAGATCGATGAGGTGATTGAGGCGCTGATTCGGCTCGCGCGTGAGTCGAAGTTGCCAGGGCGAGAACTCGATGTTGTCCTGGAGGGTTCGGCCGAACGGATCGATGCCCAGCGGGTAACGCCGTTGGCGATCGTGCTCGCGGAGTTGATTCAGAACTCGCTTGAGCATGGCTATGGCGATGATCGAAAGGCACTCAGCGTTCGAGTAATCCTCGAACGGCACCCAAAGGATCTGTGGGTGGAGATCAGTGATGATGGCGTCGGTTTCCCGGAGGATCTCGTTGGGGCGAGCGCAAAGTCGCTCGGGCTTGCCATCGTTCGCGACCTTGTCACCACCCAGCTTGATGGTACGATCACCTTCGATCATTCACGACGGGGTGGTGCGCTCGTTCGTCTTCGTATACCGGTGTTGACAAACTCCCGTTCCTGATTCCACCAATCTGCGAACGAGCGATAGGCTAGTACCTTGTAAGCGTTGGAAAAGTGCGTTGCAGAAGGGTAGGTACGCGCATGAAGGTTGCGGTGTGCGTTAAGCAGATTTCAGATCCGTCGGAGCCACAGAGGATCGATCCGGCTTCGATGCGCCTGACTCGGGCTGCCAAGGCAATTTTGGACGATTCTGACGCCTATGGCGTTGAGATTGCGTTACGACTCGCGGAGGCGGCTGGAGGTGCGGAGGTGATCCTGGTCTCAATGGCACCCAATCAGGAGGTCCAGGGGGTCAGGACCGGGCTCGCCATGGGAGCGACGAGTGCCGTTGTGATCAGCGACCCAGCACTTGCGGGTGCGGATGCGTTGACGACGGCGAAGGTGCTCGCTTCGGCGGCACAGCGCGTCGGTGCCGATCTGGTGATCGCGGCAACTGAGTCGACGGATGGGTATACGGGTACCGTTCCCGCTCAGATCGCTGCTCTCCTCGATTGGCCAGCATTGACCTTTGCCAAGCAGATCGAGCTGCGCGGGGCAGCGGTATCGATCCAGCGCCAGACCGAAGATGGCTACGACGTGGTGGAGGCGGATCTTCCTGCAGTGGTGAGTGTGACGGCAGGGGTTGTCGAGCCTCGGTACCCATCGTTTAAGGGAATTATGAGTGCGAAATCAAAGCCCGTTGAACAGCTCACACTCGCCGATTTAGGCCTCTCGGTGGAGATCCGCGAACAGGTAGTGGCCGTCGAGGACGCAGAGGCTCGCGCTGCTGGCCAAATTGTCGAAGACGACGGATCCGCTGAGACCGAGATTATCAATTACCTTGCTCAGATCAAAGTACTCTAAGGAGAAGAAATGTTAACAAACTGCGTGATTCTCGCTGAGCCCCAAGGAGGGGCAGTAGCGCCGGTTGCTCTTGAGCTCGCCACCTTGGCCCGGAGCCTGTCTGAGCAGGTGACGGCGGTCATCTATGACGTCGACGCTCAGGAGGCTGCGAAGACGCTTGGATCCTACGGGGTCACCGCGATCATCTCACTCGGATCCACCGATTCGCATCTGCCTGGCGTCCCTGTCGCTGATGCGATGCGTGAGGTGGTCAGCACCGTGGGCGCCCAGGCGGTTTTGGTCGCCCAATCGTACACAGGACGAGACGTCCTCGCCAGGCTTTCGGTCCTGCTCGACGCTCCGGTGCTCACCAACGCGGTGATGGTCCGGGAGGTCGATGGTGCTGTCGTCGCGGATAACCTGGTCTTTGGTGGCGAAAAGGTGGTATCTTCGAAGATCACTGCCCCGGTTCAGTTGCTAGCGATTCGCCCCAAGAGTATCGCCAGCGAGGCGGCTGCGGTGCCCGCTAATCCAGCCGTCACCGACGCATCGGTTAGCTCGAACACCAAGGCAAACCGGGCCGTGATCGTGTCGAGCCATGTGGAGGAGCGACAGGGACCGAAGCTAGACGAAGCCGAGATAGTGGTCTCCGGCGGCAGGGGGCTTGGAAGCGCGGAGAACTACCGCTATGTGGAGGAGCTGGCGGGATTGTTGCACGGAGCGACTGGAGCCTCTCGCGCGATCGTCGACGCGGGCTGGGTTCCGTATGCCTATCAGGTAGGGCAGACCGGCAAGACGGTGAAGCCTAACCTCTATCTTGCCATCGGTATCTCAGGCGCGACCCAGCATATGGTCGGCATGAAGGGGGCAAAAAACATCATCGCTATCAACAAGGATAAGGACGCTCCTATCCTCCAGATCGCCGATCTTGGCGTGGTCGGTGATGCGCAGAAGTTGTTGCCGCGATTGATCGAGGCGATTCGCCAAAGGGTCGGCGCCTAACACAGAAGATCGGCCGCCATCGGAGTTTTCGAAGATCGTGTCCGACAGAGTCGGTGACATGGTGATAGGATCGCAACAGCAACGAAGACAAGGAGTTGTGATGATCGTATCGACCACGTGCGAGCTGCCCGGTTATCGTATCGATCGGGTGGTTGGGCCAGTTTTTGGCCTGACCGTCCGATCGAGGAATGCCTTTTCCCAGGCTGGCGCGGGACTCAAGGCAATGTTTGGTGGTGAACTCAAAGGCATGACAAAGAACCTTGAGAACTCACGAGCGCAGGTTATTGAGCGAATGCAGGAGAGAGCTACCGAACTGGGAGCGAATGCCGTGGTTGCCTTCCGATTTGACACCTCGGAGATGGGTGGTGATTGGACGGAGATCTGCGCCTACGGGACCGCCGTCGTCGCAACGCCGGTAGGGTAACCGAAACCCGCCGGTCCGGCGACTATGAGACGATACCCGTGGCATTCTGGGGGGTCAACGGATGAGATCGCTCATGAGATGCCGTCACGGTTTTCAGATCAGTGGCCATGGGTAGGGGCGTTCGTCGACGTCGAGATCGATGAGTTCGCGCATCGATGCCACGACGCGTAGCCGATGAACCAGCGTTCTTCGCTCGCGCTGGCTGAGGAGCTGGGTGAACTCGGAGTTCAGGTTGTCTGCTGCATGGGTCATGGCATCGAGCAGTTCCTGGGTGATTGGAGCGCCACCAAACTCCCAAATCACGGTCCGCAGCTTGGGCTCAGCATGGAAGCAGAGGGCGTTGTCGATGCCCCAGAGGTGTCGACCTTGATCAAGTAGAAGATGGCCAGCCTTGCGATCAGCGTTGTTGGCGACGAGGTCAAAGGCGGCGATCTCGATGAACCGGTCACGTAGGTCAGGCTCGCCGTAGAGCTCAAAGTAGTGCAGGTCAAAATTGGCATCGATGAAACTCTGGAGCGATCCTCTCCCGAGTGGGAGATCATCGCGGATGACAATCGGTGGAATGAAATCGAGCCCGAGCTGGCGAGCGAGCACATAACTTGCTCGTTCTCGTCGAAAAAGCCCAGCGGTGAAGTCCCACAGCGGTCGCTCTAGGGATGCAGGTTTGTAGACCCCAAGGTGGCCGCTCTCGAGTTCGACGAGGAGCGCTCCATTCGAACTCGCCTCGATTCTTCCGAGGATGGTTACCTCGCCGGTTGTGAGTTCCGCTTCGGTTGCTAGAGGCTCGGAGCTCGATGGCCGTTGGTTCTCGGGCATGCGTGTCCTTGTGGATCGAGTGGGTAACCGCACAGTGGACATGGTGGGCGTCCCTGCTCCACCAGCCTGGTGGCGGTGATCGCGAACTGTGCCGCTTGTTCTCGGGTGATGATGAAACGTGCCGACGCGGACTCGGCGCCTTCGGCGGCGAGCTCTTGCAGCTCGATCTCGATCAGCTCGGTGGTCGCATCGACCTCGATCTCGATGGAACCGACGGCCCACGCTGGGGTCAGGTCGCCCAGGAGTGACTGGTCACCACTGAGTTCGTGGGGACGCGAGAGCTCCTCAAGCGCGGTGGTGAGCCCTTGAACAAGCGCGAGCACCTGCGTCTTCTCGACCTTGACCGTCAGCAGGAAGAGGCCTGAGCCGACCTGTAGGAGGAAGACGCGATGGCCGGGCTCACCTTGGGTTCCGACAGTGAAGTGGGTCACTGAACCAAAATCGATCAATTCGCTCAAACTGGTGCTCCTCCAATCATCACTCCGGTGTTGAGAGAGTCCAAGTTTATGCCCGATTCACCGATAACAAAGACCGTCATTGATGCGGTAGCGACGGAGATGCGATGCATCTGGTCGAGATGGATGCCCAAGGCCTCTGTGGCCAAAATCTTGATGGGATCCGCATGGGTGAATCCAACCACGGTCTCTCCGCTGTGTTGGTGGCGGATCTCGTTCACGAGATCGAGCATGCGGTCGAGGACCTCCCGGATGGATTCGCCGCCGGGGAAGCGAAAGTTCCCGGCTTGGGCCATGAGGTCACGCCAGGCGGGTTTGCGGTAGAGCTTGGTCAGCGTCGCTCCCGTCCACTCGCCGAAGTCGCATTCGATCAGCCGTTCCTCGACGACGAGTGGTTGGTCGAGGCGTCTGATCAGTGGTTCTGCCGTCTCGCGAGCTCGTTCGAGTGGTGATGCGAGAACGACATCAACCGTTCCGTACCTTGGGCCGAGTTGTTCGCCGACCGCCGTTGCCTGTTGGAGCCCGCGCGTGGACAGGTGGAGACCCTCGGCCCTGCCGGGGAGGATTTTGCCGGTGGTCGGGGTGGTGCCGTGGCGGACCAGAATGAGTCGAGTGGGGGTGGTAGCCAGGTTCCTAGAGCCTTTCGACGATCATCGCCATGCCCTGCCCGCCTCCGACGCACATGGTCTCGAGGCCATAGCGGCCCTTCGTGCTGGCGAGGCCATTCAGGAGGGTCGTCATGATGCGAGCGCCGGTCATGCCGAATGGGTGACCGAGCGCGATCGCCCCACCGTGTGGGTTGAGTTGATCCTCAATCGAGATATGGGTCTCGCGCGCCACCGGCAGCACCTGGGCGGCGAAGGCCTCGTTCAGTTCGACGATGTCCATCTGCTCGATCGTGAGACCGGTGAGCGCGAGGACTTTGTTGATGGCCTCGATGGGTCCAACACCCATGATCTCGGGTGCGATTCCCGTTACCGCACTCCCAACGATGCGAGCAAGCGGAGTGAGCCCGAGCTCATTGGCGAGTCGGTCTGACATCACCACCACGCCGGCAGCGCCGTCGTTAAGGGGACACGAGTTGCCGGCAGTGACGGTTCCCTCTGGCAGGAAGACGGGCTTGAGTTCGGCGAGTTTTTCGATGGTCGTATTCGGTCGTGGCCCGTCGTCCTGGCTGATCACGCTCTGATCCGCTCGCGTGACCGGTAGGATCTCTCTTGCGAAAAAGCCGGAGTTGATGGCGGCACTCGCGCGATCCTGAGAGAGCTTAGCGTACGCATCCATCGCCTCACGAGTGACTCCAAATTGCTTTGCGACGTTCTCGGCGGTGAGGCCCATGGGGATGTACATCTCGTCGATGTAGTCGGCGCGGGTCGTATCGGTGAAGCGCGGGTTCATGTCCTCGGGATCGAACCCTTTGAGTGAGCACCGGGTCGTACTCTCGACACCACCGGCGACAAAAACGTCTCCCTCCCCGGCTTTGATCGCGTGGAAGGCCATCCGGATCGCCTGGAGCGAGGAGGCGCAGAACCGGTTGACGGTGGTTCCTGGAACGCTCTCGGGCAGACCCCCAAGCCCGGCGACGTTGCGTCCTAGGTTCATGCTCTGTTCTCCGTGTTGGAGGGCGGCGCCCCAGATTACGTCGTCGATGCGACTTGGATCAAGTGATGGCAGTCTTCGCATCAGCTCGGCGATCACGAGACCCGAGAGGTCATCGGGTCGTTCGTTGATCAACGAACCTTTAAAGGCCCTGCCAATAGGGGTACGTACAGCGGCAACAATGACGGCTTCTGACATTTTCGATTCTCCTTTGGGTGATTGTTTTGACGTACAACGCTAGGTGGCTACCTCCAAAGTGACCCCGATGTAGCAAACGCCTGTTGCAGCCATCGTCATCGGCGTCGTGGAGCTAGCGTGATGGGGCCATCGCCTCGCAGAGGCGCAGGATGCGTGTGGCATGCCCGGTGGCCTTGACCGCATAGAGGGCATGAGCGATCGTAAGATCTGGGTTGAGGATAAAGGTGGATCGAATGACGCCAACGACCTTGCGACCGTAGTTCATCTTTTCTCCGTAGGCACCCCAAGCGGCCATGACGCCCTTGCTGGGGTCGGAAAGAAGATCAAACCCTAGATGAAAGCGTTCGGCAAAGTTCAAGTGGCTCTCAACGGTGTCGGGAGAGATGCCGACGAGCTCAATGTTGAGCTCCCTCAGCCGATCACCCATCTCATTGAGGTCAGTGGCCTCAAGCGTGCATCCGGGCGTCATGTCCTTCGGGTAAAAGTAGACGATGCTGACCTTACCAGCGAGTGACTCAAGGCATCGCTGTGTTGAGTACTGGTTTGGTAGGCAAAATGACGGTGCCTTGTCGCCCGAGGCAAGTCTCACGGAGTCGGTCATCCCTCCAGGCTAGCGCATATCGAGCCACTCCGGTAGTCGGGGGCCGGGTGTGGTGACGCGTCTCGTAATCCGGTGAGGCAGATGAGCGATGTCGACTGACCGAGGTGCACAATGCCGTACTTGGTCCATCGTTCGTCAGAATCTGTTATACTCGCGAGCATGGTCTTCGTCTCCTGGGTGAGCGGCATGGTGATGGTGGGGCTCGCCCTCGCTGTGATCCTGGTCATCGATAATCGTCGTAAGAGAACGAGCTATGCCCAAGTCTTGCGCGAGTATCCCCCCGC
Above is a window of Ferrimicrobium sp. DNA encoding:
- a CDS encoding helix-turn-helix domain-containing protein encodes the protein METTTQSTKQTPSSTRPLANADRTGPTTGRPLRDDKPDRGHREAKDPLSSSFTGAVQALSQALGDPTRREIYLYVREHGSVTAQEIGRQFQLHPNVARHHLDRLAASGYVEAGVDRDATPQVGRPSKRYRSTGAPLLVDGIGEQAALLGRLLARALEMLDNQSVERLAYEVGFDYGHEIGLQMNGQAATKSIAASLKLVADALTRNGFSSSEDSRDDSLGLKNRSCPFGSLVADHPVLCVTESGIIEGLLESLAIDGDLARAEPVRGGMRGCEVRIYPTTETIVSIQPRPERTPPG
- a CDS encoding Mrp/NBP35 family ATP-binding protein, which gives rise to MAKDIQEQVLERLGSLIDDELGASFQELGLVGPVSSRLRRVSAQLYYVGGAPEIAERLQAEADAAVAELGSVSVELLPLDPSGQAQLRERLMTPMMLEARTTRTPVFSLPGSTARVIGVSSGKGGVGKSSVTANMAAELARRGRRVGILDADVYGFSIPKLLGLTSMPRVIDDLILPPKAFGVKVMSLGFFVEEDTPVIWRGPMLHKTIEQFLVDVLWGELDYLLVDMPPGTGDVALSLQQFLPRSEIFVVTTPQSAAVRVAQRSALAAKKLKLPVRGVIENMSAFVTPEGERYAIFGSGGGARLAGDLGVELLGEVPLTMALREGGDQGIPAVIGAASDLASESLRELVDRLESLGPVRRYRSDLKVQAK
- a CDS encoding DUF3107 domain-containing protein — protein: MEIRIGLGDAMREIELEMDDGTDQAKVIEEFAKAQSGSESLWWLTDRKGKKVGVPVNKILFIEVGPNKEQRKVGFSA
- a CDS encoding ArsA family ATPase, producing the protein MIEELLHKRLIFVTGKGGVGKSTIAAALGSLGARRGLRVLIVEVDGKGDVGSMLGLTETSFTPQRAAENLWVMEMDTEAALAEYLRIYVKVPFISKFPGLGKIFDFVSTAAPGVREILVIGKLCYEVRQDTYDLIVVDPPASGHVISQLGVAGDVGQLIQLGLVKNQTEWMLEILADSERSVALLVATPEETPIEEALDLAGRLRAETPVHLEGAVVNRRFVGPMAGVETEVVEEIRTFGDSIAGLNEVLAASDLFARISDRHDRNLRGFVDQLGPSLRVATVGEYFGTLEARDLVDEVAEVLEVELW
- a CDS encoding ArsA-related P-loop ATPase, with translation MVTRLLESLMTRERVFVVGSGGVGKTTLAASLAITAALEQELNVLVVTVDPAKRLAGTLGVAALANAPREVELPGLAPKGRLWAASVDMKSAWDDLVHQFSPDRATSERILASPIYHNLSAKFIGSYDYAAVQVLAALTADDRYDLVIVDTPPSRNALDFLDAPARLREFFSSPLLALLTLPRRTRLFSAATRPFYIVADMVLGSAFLTDLTDFFADFAKLGPGLVEQSRSFSELLTSPATGFIAIASPYGPSVDEAHRLLRALETRHLHALAFIVNRSLPGRLFTPEAEQARAWLEQEAPDVLATRFVGKPVVAGAILRATSELAFTHQQLTNARARELVDALQDVGIDLFEVPISELALDSPIALAELVRSTTVDESAGG
- a CDS encoding PHP domain-containing protein, which produces MIDYHLHLWSHGSKDKPVVLEQLAAYCEHAAAQGVSEIAVTEHFYRFSQARSILSGYFRRYPESPMRDLMEQYWEQNATADLDQYVAVALEAKAAGLPVVMGLEVDYYPEAMHRVQAMLLGYPFDVLLGSVHWIETWPFDHIDDPVVMAEWERVGVEPAWAAYTRALEELAATDTVDVLAHPDLVKVAGHRPEVPQEYFDRMAEAAAAAGVAAEVSSAGMRKPVREFYPAPELLRRFLELGVPLTTASDAHGLGDVADRAPEIKELLVAHGVTTLRRFEGRVGAEVAL
- a CDS encoding sensor histidine kinase; translated protein: MLERDAASLIDSRRTYLGELLRFWGFLADLGFSDLSIALPIENQEGRRARYTIVSQVRPATSQTAHPGDLIGMQFDLTEGSPIYRCFHRSEIVHETRSDPRSGRHITSWFIPLLQDGEVFGVMIRDQLSERHRNPGELESTYLNLFDQFMAMLINGRFPYPPSEVEEAPRVGDGVCVLDAHERIRFLSPNALSALHRLGCPSVRVGMNLEELGLRIQALQRADILGAPVFEEVEKSRGVTVTFYCLPLYRGDVGNGYVLLLRDVTDLRQRDRLLASKDATIREVHHRVKNNLQTISSLLSLQARRLTNNEAKTALGEAERRIRSIAVVHEFLSRDISEEVEIDEVIEALIRLARESKLPGRELDVVLEGSAERIDAQRVTPLAIVLAELIQNSLEHGYGDDRKALSVRVILERHPKDLWVEISDDGVGFPEDLVGASAKSLGLAIVRDLVTTQLDGTITFDHSRRGGALVRLRIPVLTNSRS
- a CDS encoding electron transfer flavoprotein subunit beta/FixA family protein; translation: MRLTRAAKAILDDSDAYGVEIALRLAEAAGGAEVILVSMAPNQEVQGVRTGLAMGATSAVVISDPALAGADALTTAKVLASAAQRVGADLVIAATESTDGYTGTVPAQIAALLDWPALTFAKQIELRGAAVSIQRQTEDGYDVVEADLPAVVSVTAGVVEPRYPSFKGIMSAKSKPVEQLTLADLGLSVEIREQVVAVEDAEARAAGQIVEDDGSAETEIINYLAQIKVL
- a CDS encoding electron transfer flavoprotein subunit alpha/FixB family protein, with the translated sequence MLTNCVILAEPQGGAVAPVALELATLARSLSEQVTAVIYDVDAQEAAKTLGSYGVTAIISLGSTDSHLPGVPVADAMREVVSTVGAQAVLVAQSYTGRDVLARLSVLLDAPVLTNAVMVREVDGAVVADNLVFGGEKVVSSKITAPVQLLAIRPKSIASEAAAVPANPAVTDASVSSNTKANRAVIVSSHVEERQGPKLDEAEIVVSGGRGLGSAENYRYVEELAGLLHGATGASRAIVDAGWVPYAYQVGQTGKTVKPNLYLAIGISGATQHMVGMKGAKNIIAINKDKDAPILQIADLGVVGDAQKLLPRLIEAIRQRVGA